The Corynebacterium halotolerans YIM 70093 = DSM 44683 region GTGCATGACGGAGGTGGCCACCGGGTCCGCGCCCAGGGTCAGGCCGCCGACGGCGACGAAGTCCCAGTCGGCGGTCAGCTGGCGCAGCAGGGTGCCGATGAGCCGGGAGGCGCGGTGGTGCAGGGTGGCCCGCCGCAGATCGACGTAGTAGTCGGCCTCCTTGCCCGAGGACAGGGTGACGCGGCCGTGGACCACGGCGAGCTCCTTGACCAGCTCGGCGAGTTCGGCGAGCTGGGTGGCATCGATTTCGGGGGCATCGGTGCGGCTCATGAGGACTCCTTGGTCGTGACTTGGTTCGGATCCAGACTAGCGGTCGCCGTCGTCGTCGAAGATGGACGGCCCCCTGCTCAGGTCCCGGGGCATGCGGGTGCCGCGGAACTGTCCGAACGGGTCGGTCTCCGCGCCGTCGGCGATGGCCTCGACCTCGTCGGCGCCGATCGCACGCGGTTCGACCACGCCGCGGGTCTCCGCGCGGACGCGGGTGGGCATCTCCAGGGGTTCCTCCGGGCGGACGACCAGCGGCCGGGCCAGCGGCTCAACCTCCTCGGGGTGCTCGCGGTCCACGGGCACCGGTTCCCCGGGCGGCGCCATCCGGCGGGTCGGGTCGAGGTCCTCCACGTGCAGGATCTGCGCGGCGGAGGGCCGCGGGGGCAGGACGCGGGCGGCGTCGGCCAGCAGCGCCAGCGGGGCCAGCATCGCCTCCCAGTCGCCGGAGTGGGATCCCTTGTCCGTCTGGGCCAGCACCCAGTCCGACTCCATCCACACGGCGGTGACCACCTCGGGCAACGCCGACAGCGCGGTCGTCACCCGCTTGTCGATGAGCCGCTCGGCGGGGCCGGACTCGGTGGCGAAGATGTGGAAGTCCCCGATCGTACGCACCACGATGAGGTCGTCCGAGGGCTGGTGGTCCTCGAAGGATTCGCGACGGAAATCCACCACCACACCCGAGGCCCCGCCCCGGCGCACCGCCATGACGTTGACCCCGCCGAGGTCCATGAGCACCATCTCGTGGCCGAAGGCCTCGCCGCGGACGATGTCCCGGGCGGCGGCGCCACTGGCCGCGGCACCACGTGCCCACTCGTCGTTGAGGTACTCATCGGAACGGAGGAAGTCGAAGCCCTTCTCCGTGGCCCACGCACGACGCTCGCGACGCAGGGAGCCCGGCAGCAGCCCCGAGGCCCGGTGCGACTTCGCGGACCTGGCCGGACGCTGGGACTCTTCCTCCTCGTCCGGTTCATCGTCGGGGCCGGGTGCAGATTCCGATGTCGGTTCGGGCTCCGGTTCCGGGTCGGGTGCGGGTGCGGGTGCCAGCTTCGGCTCCGGAACGGATTCGGGTTCCGGTGCAGGTTCGGGGCCGGGATCCGGCTCGGGCCGCGGGACAGATTTCGTTTCCGGCCCCGGTTCAGGAGGCTCCGGGCCCGGCTCGAACTCCTGCGACACGGCGGTCTTCGGGTTCTCCTCCGCCGTCTCCTCGACCTCGACGTCGAGAGGCTCGTCATTGTCCGAGGGAGCAACCTCCTCCGGCTCGGGTTCCGGGCCCGAGTCCGACTCCTGTCCAGCCGACTGCGGCTGTGGGGCCGCGGCCGTCGACTGGTCGGAACGCTTGTTCTGCGTCGGCTGGGCGCGCCGGCTGCGCTGCCGGGCATCAAAATACCACAGCAGGGCGGCCGCCAGGACGGCGAGCGCGGCGAGGACGAATGCGAGAGTGGCCATCAGAGTAGACATTAGTGCGCCACCACGCACTTTTCGCGGTGTGGGTGCAGCTGGTTTCTACTCGCCGCGCTCGACGGGGTTGGTACGGTCCGCGCTCCACTGCGACCAGCCGCCGATGTAGTGCGCAGCACCGGACAGCCCGACCTGCTCCATCGCGAGAAGCAACAGGGCCGAGTGATTGCCGGAGCCGGAGTAGACGATGACGTTCTCCCCGGAGGTCACGCCAGCCCGCTCGAAGCGTTCCCGGATCTCGTCCCGGCTGCGGAGCGTGTTGTCGTCGTGGCACAGGTCGCGCACGGGCACGTTGACCGCGCCGGGGATGTGGCCGGCTTTCAGATCGAGGACCTCGCGGTGGCCGGCGAAACGACGGGCCTCGCGGGCGTCGAGAAGCAGTCCGTCGTGGGCGCGGACGTCGTCGATGGTGGCCACAGGCAGCTGACCGGCGGAGACCTTCGCGTCGCCCGGCGCGGTGATGTTGCCGGGGCCACCGACGACCGGGTATCCCTCGTGTTCCCAGGAGGGTAGGCCACCGTCGAGGACGGTGACGTTCTCGAGCCCCGCCCACCGGAGGACCCACCAGGCGCGGGCGGCGTACAGTCCCCGCCCCTCGTCGTAGACGACGACCCGACTGCCCTGGTCGAGGCCCCACTTCCCGAACCACCGCTGCAGGTGCCCGGGATCCGGCAACGGGTTGCGGCCGGCGTGCGAGCCCGGGACACCCGCGAGAGCCGTCGACGGGTCGCAGAACAGGGCGGTGGGGATGTGCTCGGACTCGAACATCCGGTACCCGGCCCCCTCCCCCGGGGCCCAGTGGGAGGCGAGAAGAGTGATCTTCTTGCCGTGGTAGACGGCTTCTCGGAGGTCGGTGGCGGACACGAGGTTATTCATGGCCGCGATTTTAGGCGCCCCCAACAACTCGCGCAGAAATGGCGATTCCGCTGGGAGGCAGGCGGTGAGGACACTATTTAGCTTGTGCCGGTGACAAATTGAGCGCGTTGAAACATGACCAACTTCACCGAAGACGCGGACGCAGCCGCCCCGGAAACCCGAAACCGGCCCCACCGGGAACACCGTTCCACTGAACCCCTCGGCCAGCCGCCGCACCCACCTTCCCGACAAATTGGGCAGGTTAAAACATGACCAACTTCACCGAAAACGCCGACCAAACCACAGAAACCCGTGGATCCTACCGTCCCGTAGGCCTGGGACGAAGTCCGTCCGGGACAGCCTGTGGACAACTCGCCGAACTCCACAGAAAAGACGCAGGGGCCGGAGTCTGCCCTGGATGAACCGGCCTTGTCAACTACCTTTCACTGCAGAAGATGGCGGGCAATGATGTAGTGAGGGGGAACAGGTGCCGGGGGATCTTCTTCAGGCCGGGTCGACTGACCTGAGGCAACTCATCAAGAATCAGCACGGGATGATCTGTCCGAGGGACCAGACTCATCTGACAGATATCGGAACCAGATTGCGGTCCCTGTTGAAGAAAGGCGTCCTGACCAGGCTTGAACGTGGCGTGTACATCCCGTCCATCTCCCTGGCGGGGATCGAGGACTGGGAGCACTACCGGTACCGGAGCCTGGCGTTGGGGCATCATCACGGAAAGATCCTCGGCGGGCTGTCCGCCGCTGCGGTCCACGGGCTCTGGCTGGTTGACTCGGCGCCATCGGAACTGGAGTTTTATCGTCCGCACGGCGACCGGGTGGGGCGGGGTCTCGGCTACCGTCAGCTGCACGGGCGGCTCCCTCCACAGCACGTCAGCGAGATCGCCGGTATCCGCGTGACGAGTATTGCCCGAACCATCGTTGATCTGGGACGATACCACGGCTTCAGCGCCGCGTTCGTCGCCCTGAGCGCGGCCCTGGCCCACAACAAGTGCAACCGGAGCGACGTCCTCCGCATCACCGAGAAACTGAATCTCCACGGGACGAAGGAGCTTCCCCGGATTCTCGAACGGGCGGCCGGGAATCTGGATTCCGCGCTGGAGGCGATCTTCCATGCGCAGGTCGTCTATTACGGGGACTTCGATGTCATCCCGCAACTGCGGGTGGTGGTTGACGGCCGTACCTACTTCCTGGATTTCGCGGTGAAAGGGACCCATGAATCCGTCGAGTGTGACGGGATGGAGAAATACGGGCAGTCCCCGGCCGAACAGAAAAACAAACTCCGCAAGCAGAAACGCCGCGCCGACGACCTGACGCGGACGGGGATCACCAGCAACCACTTCACCTACCGGGAGGTCGTCACGGGGCACGCCTACCGCACGATGCTCCGGCGACTCGGTCTGCCCGACCGTCCGAACCTGCCCGCCATCTACCTGCCCTAGATCCAGCCCAGCTCCCGGGCGCGAGATGGATCGAGGCGGCGATGACCTCGGCCTCCCGCTCGTCAGCGGTGACTCCCCCGCCGCGATCGTCAGCGCGGCCAGATCGGGGTCCAGGAAGCGCCGGCCCGGGTGCACCGTCCGGATCGCGGTGGCGAACGCCCCGGCGGACAGTGCCCACTTGAGCCCGGGGTGGTCGGCGACCAACCACGCGGAACCGTCCTGCGGTCGGTAC contains the following coding sequences:
- a CDS encoding sulfurtransferase, yielding MNNLVSATDLREAVYHGKKITLLASHWAPGEGAGYRMFESEHIPTALFCDPSTALAGVPGSHAGRNPLPDPGHLQRWFGKWGLDQGSRVVVYDEGRGLYAARAWWVLRWAGLENVTVLDGGLPSWEHEGYPVVGGPGNITAPGDAKVSAGQLPVATIDDVRAHDGLLLDAREARRFAGHREVLDLKAGHIPGAVNVPVRDLCHDDNTLRSRDEIRERFERAGVTSGENVIVYSGSGNHSALLLLAMEQVGLSGAAHYIGGWSQWSADRTNPVERGE